The proteins below are encoded in one region of Metabacillus dongyingensis:
- the fumC gene encoding class II fumarate hydratase, whose amino-acid sequence MEFRIERDTMGEIKVPADKFWGAQTQRSKENFKIGMERMPQELIDAFAILKRSAAKVNGRLGKLSAEKERAIVKVCDDILSRKLDEHFPLVVWQTGSGTQSNMNVNEVIANRGNALLNESDQVIHPNDDVNMGQSSNDTFPTAMHVSGVLSVFDSLVPAIDKLYLTLVNKSKENEDIVKIGRTHLQDATPLTLGQEISGWVHMLQKSKDMILLSVEKMRDLAIGGTAVGTGINAHPDFGRLVAEEISLYTATKFRTSENKFHALTSHDEIVFVHGALKGLAADLMKIANDVRWLASGPRCGIGEITIPENEPGSSIMPGKVNPTQSEAITMVAAQVMGNDATIGFAASQGNFELNVFKPVIMYNFLQSVRLLADSIHSFNDHCAIGIKPNLDVIDKYLNESLMLVTALNPHIGYANAAKIAKEAHKDGSTLKEAALKLQLLTEQEFDKYVNPLDMIGPRGK is encoded by the coding sequence GTGGAATTTCGAATCGAAAGAGATACGATGGGTGAGATTAAAGTTCCTGCAGATAAGTTTTGGGGGGCTCAGACACAGCGAAGCAAAGAAAACTTTAAAATCGGTATGGAAAGAATGCCTCAGGAGCTGATTGACGCATTCGCTATTCTAAAAAGAAGCGCAGCTAAAGTGAATGGAAGATTAGGAAAGCTAAGCGCTGAAAAAGAGAGAGCGATTGTGAAAGTATGCGATGATATCCTAAGCCGAAAGCTTGATGAACACTTTCCTCTGGTTGTATGGCAGACAGGAAGCGGAACGCAAAGCAACATGAATGTAAATGAAGTGATTGCAAACAGGGGAAACGCGCTGTTAAATGAGTCTGATCAAGTCATCCATCCCAATGATGATGTCAACATGGGACAAAGCTCGAACGATACGTTTCCGACAGCTATGCATGTTTCAGGAGTGCTCTCTGTTTTTGATTCATTGGTTCCGGCAATTGATAAGCTCTATTTAACACTTGTAAACAAATCCAAAGAAAATGAAGATATCGTCAAGATCGGCAGAACACATCTTCAGGATGCTACCCCGCTCACATTGGGCCAGGAAATAAGCGGCTGGGTTCATATGCTGCAAAAATCGAAAGATATGATTCTGTTATCTGTAGAAAAAATGAGGGATCTTGCAATAGGAGGTACAGCGGTAGGCACGGGGATCAATGCCCATCCTGATTTTGGGAGACTTGTAGCTGAAGAGATCAGTCTATATACAGCAACAAAATTCCGCACATCAGAAAACAAGTTTCACGCCCTGACCAGTCATGATGAGATTGTCTTTGTTCATGGGGCCTTAAAAGGACTTGCAGCAGATTTAATGAAGATTGCAAATGATGTAAGATGGCTTGCAAGCGGTCCTAGGTGCGGGATCGGCGAAATTACCATACCTGAAAATGAACCGGGAAGCTCCATTATGCCCGGAAAAGTGAACCCAACCCAAAGTGAAGCCATTACGATGGTGGCAGCACAAGTGATGGGGAACGATGCAACGATCGGATTTGCAGCAAGTCAGGGAAATTTTGAACTGAATGTGTTCAAGCCGGTTATTATGTATAATTTCCTGCAATCGGTCAGACTGCTTGCTGACTCGATTCACTCCTTTAATGACCATTGTGCGATTGGCATCAAGCCGAATTTGGATGTAATAGATAAATATTTAAATGAATCTTTGATGCTTGTAACAGCTTTGAATCCTCATATTGGTTATGCAAATGCAGCAAAAATAGCGAAAGAGGCCCATAAAGATGGAAGCACTCTGAAAGAAGCTGCATTAAAGCTTCAATTGCTGACCGAACAGGAATTTGATAAGTATGTGAATCCGCTCGATATGATTGGACCGCGGGGGAAATAG
- a CDS encoding HAD hydrolase-like protein — protein MLTRNQRFDREQDIIAARENNIASIGVLYGYGSKKELGSAAPDFLAPSVDELKKTLMHQGNSQLNQTFV, from the coding sequence CTGTTAACCCGAAATCAGAGATTTGACCGTGAGCAGGATATCATCGCAGCAAGAGAAAATAACATTGCTTCAATTGGGGTTTTATACGGATATGGTTCGAAAAAAGAACTGGGTTCTGCTGCACCGGATTTTCTGGCGCCATCAGTGGACGAACTAAAGAAAACCCTTATGCACCAAGGAAATTCACAGCTTAATCAAACGTTTGTTTAA